ctctggaaggttttccgtatcgtggctctcgatgctttggggtttcgcgacgaaggctatttgtaggcggaagggtaggtcagggggcgtcgcgaggggcccaggagacaggtcggcgcggccaagggctgggccgcgccgccctagcctctggctgcctcgtggccccacttcgttgactctccggtcttctggaagcttcgtgtgaaaataggcccctgggcgttgatttcgtccaattccgagaatatttccttactaggatttctgaaaccaaaagcaatgaaacaaagaactggctcttcggcatcttgttaataggttagttccagaaaatgcataaatatgacataaagtatgcataaaacatgtagatatcatcaataatgtggcatggaacataagaaattattgatacgtcggagacgtatcagtcgacgAGTTTCGTATGGGAGTGGAAGGAGAGGAAGTGCGAATATGGTGCCAACGAGAGGGCTGGAGGAGCACCAGAGGGCGGATGATATCCGCTTGACCGCATTCCAAATTTGGGCTGGAAATGGGTCATCACGGACTGGTCCCCGTCGCTCCATCTGAGATGTTGTTGGGCCATACCCCATGTATGCAAGGACGCCTTTAGAATGTCTCGGTCCGTTTGAGTTGGCTCACTAGAGATGTCCTTGAGCTGGACAAAGCCAGTTGGTAGTGGCATAAAGCTTGACCTTTTTATAGTCAAACTCAGGGGAACCCTGACTCACCTGGACGTGATGACGACGCAGGGGTCTTTATTTTAGTGCACAAACTTATCACAATGTCGCATGAGCAAAATCCATAAATAGTGATTAAAACTGCCTAGCGAAATAAATTTCATCACTATATTTCAGAAATACCATTTTACGGTCGCTAAATACGAGCCAAAGAATCGTAGATGGTTACTAGTGCTGGTTGCCCGTTGGATTTGTTGACGTGGCGAGCCGAGGGTCCCATTCTCACGTAACTTAACAAACATGTAAAAATCCATGTGCAAGAGAGCTCTTttgcaaaaaacaaaaaaagaattcCACTCCCCATGCCTATCCACCACCTCCAGTTCGATCCTCACTCCGGCCCGACCAAAATCGGATGCCACCAGAGCACGCCGACACGAGCTCCATCGTCTCCTTACACCGACCCTCTCCCTAGGGATGAAAGTGAGCTTGGCCTCCTCGTGCATGCCCCTCTCCTCGGCTCCAATCCAACAATGAACCAATGGAGGAGTTGTATGACATGACGGCGACCTCCTTTGGCACAAAGCATGAGATAGACAACCTTGGCGCGCAGGAGATCGGGGAAGGGGTAGGGGTGGCATCCTTCATGGCGCATCTTGAGAAGCTACTTGGGCTCGAGCGTGCGGCTGGCACGGGCTAGCACCCGGATGAGGCAAGCGTATGCGACGACACTGGGACGCTTCCTCGAGCCGTTGTTGGTCCGCCCCCCGAGGGTCTTCATGCTGGATAGTCGCGGTTGCGGGCGGTGAATTAGCACCGCTCGATTTTCATAACAGCATTGGAGGAGTCGAACAAGGCATCAACGCGACATGCATGCTGGTGCCCTCTTTGCAGTGGGGGAGGGGAGCCAATGGGGGCGGCGTCGGAGACTAATAAGGCCGGGGAGAGAGGGGAACCAACAGTGTTTGCGGTGTATGTCGACGATGTCACGCATGTGGTTGGGAGGTGGAGGACGACATGCTAGGTGGGAGGTTGGCACAACATGCTAGGGAGGGCGGTCAAGGGGACCTACTAGGGTGGGAGGGTAGCGAAGAGGGGAGTGCGGGAGCGCGGAAGATGACACTTTTGCAAAAAAGCACTCCTATAAATGGGTATCTTTATCTACATGCTAAGTTACCTCGTAGTGGGTCTCATAGCTCGCCATGTCAGCAAATACAACGCGTCTTTCTCACTGGGACTATCTATGATCGTCTCACTCAATAAAATGGTATTCTGAAGTTACATGAATTTGATTTGGGTAAGCAAGGTTCGGTGACTATTTACTCCGGTCCCATTGTGGGTTGGTTGCTGTTGTGTATCCTCCTCATGTGGGTTGTGAGGAGATGGCCCATTGAAGCCTTTCAGGCGGCCCAAACAGGTGCAAGAGCCTACTACCTATTAGGATTATGACCAAGGATTATTTTGGATATTGCACATGAGGGAAGGAGGATGTTAAGCCTCCCATCCAGCCACCACTAAGGGGGTGATGAAAAACCAAGATAGCCTTCATTGGAGAAGAAAACAAAAAAGAAGGGAAAGAGAGAAAGTTGAAGGAAGAAGCTACATCAAGCAACAGGCCTTGCCCACAAGGTTATGAAGATCAGATGTGCATCCTTGTCACCTTCAAGTTGTTGTTCCACCATCTTTGGTGAGATttgttcaatctctatctcttgtGTCCCAAATCTTGTAATGGCATCCAAAATCTGTTTGCATCTTGACGTCTGAGATCCTCTAGTGATCTCTAGAGAAGAACTTGTTGTGTCTCCATTTGATTATAGTGGAGAAAGATTTGGGTGGGTTCGGTCCGTGGTTTTTCCTCTCAAATTGAGAGGTTTTCcacttaaaaaggaatgatgtaTCCGTGTGTTGATTTGCTTGTTGTTGCACCTACGTGCTCTCAGCACATATGACTTGTTCTCCCTACTTGCTGAAATCAGCTATGTGTGTGACATGTCCTCTGCTGAATCTGTTCATCTATATATGTTTGATGCATATGTTTTCTTTCGAGATAGAGCAACGATACGTAGAGTTAGTGTATGAGTGGTGCTGAATTTTACATTAATTACGATGCATATTTTCAAACCACGATTAAAAGTGTATTAATCTTCAATTAAGAGGTAACCGATCTCCTAACCGTTTTCCTAACGTTGCCGATGTATTTAGGCTGCCAAATTTTCTATGGTAGCGAGTACTAATTTCCATACTACCTCTATTCCAGTAAAATTGGATTTGGATGTATCTAAATATCGGCAACTAACATGGAACCGACAGAGTAGTTGTTGTCGGCAACATCAACAACAAAGAGCAAAATACTAGCAAAATCCATGGCAAGAGTACATGACCAAAACAAGAATGGAGGGGATGGATTGATACTTAACTTGGTGTTAACAACAATAGGAATGGAATGGACGACCACAACGTTTGTGTACACATATATAGGTAGGATATAAGAGTGACTGATGACCATGCTTGCTACCACTTGAGTTCGTTACTAAAGTGAACCAAGCTAAACGAGTCGAACCTCGAGCTTAATGTCTAACCTGATGAACCCAAGTTTGCCTAATGTAAGACCATCTGTAGACTAGCTTTGTGCTAAAATAACCGTTAATATACATCGCTGGACGCGTTTTTTTTATCCTCCAGCAGACGCTGCAAAATAGATCGTACTGTAAATATTTTAGTGCGCGCGGCAGTTTGCACTATCCAAAGCGGTATATCTGGTGCGCGGCTAGAGCGCGTTGTAAGCTGGCACTGCGATCATTCCCACCGCGCGAAGAAAAACGGCTCTGACATGTCTCTCTGCGCTTCGATGACGAGGAGGTTCGTTGGCCTTCCGCGCTGCGAGCTCCGCCGGCCGCGCACGCACGGACTCGATTGTTGTGGCGGCCGCGCTGCGAGCTCCGCTGGCCGTGCCCGCATGGACTCGATTGTTGTGGCCATGCGCACGGGAATCGGTTGCTAGCTAGATCAATTGGATAAGCCACCTCCTAGAGTTGTGAAATTTAGTTGATTTTTTTAGATTTATTTGTGGCTGTTTGATCTTGTTTGTTGTATGTATGTTGAAGAAACTTATTTGTAGAGCTCTATTTTACAGGCCGGCGCAGGGCGCTGGATCCGGATCAAGCGCGCCGCAAATAAGTTTTGCACTGCTAAATTTTAGGGACtcagttggagatgctctaagcagtGACTATTGAGCGCTAGTTCTTTTTTTTTTATCGGCAGCAATTATTACAACAATAAAATTAAAACAGACCAGACAAGTTGACAGCAAGTACAGAAGGGGAACAGCAAAATCCGACCAAAAGGGAGGGAGGGGATGTATTGATACTTAACTTGCTTTGAACAACAATAGAAATAGAATCGAAGACCACAGCATTTGTTTACACATATATGTGTAGGATAGAATAGTGACTGAGTGGAGGGGATGGCCAATATGCTTGCTACCACTTGAGTTGTTATCGGAGCTAGAAGTGATTATCATGAAGAAATCATATATGATAATAACTAGGAATCGTTTCTACTAGTTGTTGTTTTCCTTATCCTTGGTTGACTGATAGACTGACTGAGTGACTGACGGAAGGAGGAGTACTTAATAAATTATTGAGAGGAGCTGGTACGGATGTGTGGCGAAATTGATGGATCACTCTGAGCGCGCGGCGAAGCGCTCCACCTTGGGATCGGAGAGGTTGATGCCGACCATGGCCTCGCCGAGGTCGCAGCTGACCTCCGCGAGCACATTGGGGTCGCTGTAGTGGGTGACTGCCTGCACGATAGCGCGAGCGCGTTTGGCGGGGTCGCCGCTCTTGAAGATGCCTGAGCCGACGAAGACGCCGTCGCAGCCTAGCTGCATCATGAGGGCTGCGTCGGCTGGGGTGGCGACCCCTCCTGCGGCGAACTGGACGACGGGGAGGCGTCCGAGCTGCTTGGTCTGCATGACGAGGTCGTAGGGCGCGGCGATGCTCTTGGCGTAGGTGAAGACCTCGTCGTCGTCCATGCTGCGCAGCGCGCGGATGTCGCCCATGACGGAGCGGACGTGGCGCACGGCCTCGATGACGTTGCCTGTCCCGGCCTCGCCCTTGGTGCGGATCATGGCGGCGCCCTCGCGGATGCGGCGGAGGGCCTCGCCGAGGTTGCGGCAGCCGCAGACGAAGGGGACGCGGAAGTTGTGCTTGTTGATGTGGTGGGCGTCGTCGGCGAGCGTGAGGACCTCGCTCTCGTCGACGTAGTCGACGCCGATGGTCTCGAGGATCTGGGCCTCGACGAAGTGGCCGATGCGCGCCTTGGCCATGACGGGGATGGTGACGGCGCGCTTGATGTCGCGGATCATGCCCGGGTCGGACATGCGGGCGACGCCGCCCTCGGCGCGGATGTCGGCGGGGACGCGCTCGAGCGCCATGACGGCGCAGGCGCCGGCCTCCTCGGCGATGCGCGCCTGCTCGGCGTTGACGACGTCCATGATGACGCCGCCGCGGAGCATCTGGGCCAGGCCCACCTTGACGGAGAACGGGGAGGACTTGGGCTCCAGCAGCGTGCCGGTGGCGCCGTTGTTGGTGGTGGTGTTGCCGGTGCCGTACACCGTGACCACGCCGCTGCCGTCGGACGCCATCTAGGTTCGTTCGCTTGTGTGGCGGCGAGAGGCGGCGGGATAGGGGTAGGTTGGTTGTGGGATGCGCGGATGGACCGTGGGTGGCAGCGGATCTTATACCCATGGATGGGAAGGTGTGATGGACGAACGGACGgcccagatctctctgccacgccTTTAGGGTGGGCCAGGGGCAGCACCACCACTCACTCGTCAGTGccctgccgcgccgcctgcccagcCATCACCAACCACAGCAAACAAATCCAACCGCACCTTCTCTTCTACCCGCACGCACCCTCCACGCTTCCTTTTCCAATATCTTTCGTGAGTCGTCGTCACTCACATGCATGCACAGGATCTTCTCTTCTTTCTTGCTGAGAAAATTCAGATCTACCATATTACAGAAGTTCACAAGAAAAAACAACTACAAAACATTTCAAACATAATACAGTAAAAATTACATTGAGATTCTtagtgttgaatataaatacagTGCCTAGTTTCTCCATCTTTCACTTAGACAGTCTAACAACCTTGCCCCTGCCAAAGCGAGTCGTCGACGCTTTGCCATCACCGTTCGCCTAACAGAGCCGGCTTGACGTTGATGACAGACATGATGTCTTAGTGCATGTGTCTTTAAGAACCAGCGCCCCAGAGCACAAGTTGTCGTCGTTGAACCCTTAAATTGATCTAAATCTTCTGGCACTAAATATGTAACACACATAGACGGAACGAGATCCACTACTCGATGGGAGCAACGACCAGACAACAGCACGCCTTCCTTAATACCACCGACGAGATCCACTACTGGCCCAGAGTTACCACCAGCGGGCCAAATATGAGGTACCCCGCGCTATTTATCGGCGCACCAACCTGGAGCGCCAGTGGTACGTGCTACCGTCAACGTACCAGTATGGTACGCTGGCGGTAACTTATCTACCGCTGGCGTACCTAGCTGGTGCGCCGACGATAAGTTGTTGCCCCGGCGTGTTAGCGTTGGTGCGCTGGCGGTATCTCATTTTGGTGTGCTAGCGGTAGGGTATTCCTAGTAGTGGTCGCCACCGACAAGGTAGACGAGGAGGCGAGCATACCTTATTCTTGTCTCGCACAACACTTCTATAGCCATCATACCCGCCGCTTCCAATTGACCAACCTCTTACTTTAGGGACCTTACTATAGCTCTGAGCGCACGTCCGAGATCCCCACCCCCTCCGATCGTTGGAATAGCAAGCATAGGTGGCGGGACCCATCGATTTCCAGTCGAAGAGAGGGAGATGGAACAGATGACGACGGCTAGGGTGGCAGAGGAGTATTCTCTGTCTGGAGAACTTTACCATTTCTCTCGCAAAGAATTTCTCGGCTAAGCTTCCTCGTTGAGCTGCTGAAAGTAATAAGTGTGACTCGGACGACGGCTACGTCCCCCTTGATACCGTCTGGTCCTCGACAGCAACAACGTCTCCATCTATGGATATGTCTTTTCTAGTCTCTGGCTCCCCATGGATGCACCGTGCTTGGCTCAGGTGCCTCCAACAAGTTCACTTCAGAGACCATGCATGCAGCAACAGCAATCCCcaaatcagaaaaaaaaaaaaagagaaatacaCAGTAAAGCAAAATCTCCTTTGCAGGATCCTCGGGGCAGTACAGGACAAAGCCCCTCCATCCCCAGCAGAGCAAATTGTTCATTTCTATGTAATCATCATCGTTTCATTCAGACCCATGCACCCAAGTAGCAGCCGAATCTTATTGATTAAAAAAATATCCTATGATAGGCATGTGGGTCGCACTATAGAATACAGTGCTACAATCTGACCTGAACGAGACCAAACATTCTTCAGCATATAAaaaataaactgggttactcaACTGTGGGAGATTTTCGATGAAAGGAAACATGTCTGTAATTTTCTCTCAACCTACGAACACGTCATACTTGTCAGACTTTTCGATCTTTAGAAGATCTCCAGCATTTTTCAAGAATAAAAGGAAATTTCTACCAACCTTCTGACATCGTTGATTACGTAAGCACGCTACAAGTAGTCAAAACACAACGACTGGTACAATCAGTAAAAGATCTCTAGAAAAATCGAAAGAAACCTGAAAGTACTTTCAAAATCGTTCTCTCACGTGCCGCTGTTGCCGTCACACTGCATCCACTCCTCCAATGAAGAAACTGATGTTGCTGATGTGTCCGATTTTGTGCCTTAAATATGTTATTATATGCTACACCTAGTACTCCCTCTTGTTATGGGTAATCTTGATCAAATCAAACTTCGTAGAGCATGACTAACTATGTAGATAAACATATTAACATCTACTTTATCAAACCAATATCATTAGTATATATCATCATAAACTAGCATGTATCTTTGCAATCGTACATGATTTTACATCATGTAAATTTTATTTTACTTTAGTAATTACGTAAAACATAACAAAAGATTGACATGATGTCATTTTTTTGTTTACGTGATGTACAAAAAATACGACTTAAAAATAAGTATATTACACTGTAATgactcatacactaatttttatgctaattttgttgttgttgtgagTCAATATAACATAAATGTATGGATGTAACAACGTAGTAAAAATGTCGGGTGCAAAATAACTTTCTGTACTCTGGATCAAATAGCGTTTATAAATAAACTATTTGTTATATTGTATGCGTTTGGTATTGTGGATGTTGTTATTTTCTTCTATATACATGGCCTGACAAAAATGTTTCACCTAGTAAtttaggaagaagggggtatataATTAAAGCAAGTGTAAAACAGGCCATCACGTTGTCTATACAGAAGAATTTGTTCGGCTAATTTGTGTAGAAGATAGTGCGCGTGCTCGTTTTTTTTATCGGACCTAGCTAGGCAACAATTAGCTAAAATTGGATGCAATGACATCATCGCTTATGTCAGCAATTAAATAACAATCTTAGCAAATTGTTTTCCACACAACcccgaaattcaattcggctcccgggtacatatgctccctctaccaaaaaatcatatttcgaagtgtcgaaattttttgataaaaatttctacatgtacatcttcataataaatgtgaccgtcaagtttcacgaaaaccaATACTTTTTctagtctatgtaaaaaagagaaaatttatcttgtgaaaaactTTATTTTTAGCCATCGGCCCCAATCGTAAGCCATCCCATAGCATCTACCGTGACACCACCACGACACAAGTGCAGGATCAAGTTGGAGCTCGGCGTTTGACGCCGCTCTCTTGCCTTGCACGGATTTTCTGGATGTGCCCATGGAATGTGTTGATGACTCCTTATGTGATTCCCCACTAGCTGGACATGGCCTTTTGGCCCCGCTTCATCTTCATCACGCGGTACTCGATGATCTTGCGCTCATCGAATTCGGTCTTGATATTCTTCCAATAGACGACGCTGCATTGTTTAGCGTTGATGATGGAATCTATACTCACTTCCTTCCATGAATCACACAGGCATTTGTCTTCCAACGGCGACCACTTGCTTCCTCTCTTTCATCCTCGTCACTTTCCACATCTCCTCTCCTTCATCCTCATCCTTCTCCACATCGACGGCAGGTGTAGCGGCGGTGCTGCCCTGGGTACCTTATTTATGATGACCGTCATGACGAGGCTCGCATCCACCTACAGATGCAAATGGCGAGAGTTAATGGCGGCGATGAGTTTGTTTGACACGAGAAATAATAAAAAGGTGGACTAAATATTATCTCTCTACGCGCCAGGGGAAAATGCATGTGCGGGCGTGCCAGCGTACATAAGTACACAAATAAAATATAGGGAAACATGTATTTTTATTAATCTCTCAATGGAGAAACGAAATTACAAGATCCCTTTACATATACGCTCCGTGGCCTGCTAGCGCGGCCGATATGACTTGGGCGATTGTGTGTTCTGGTTCACGGGGCCTCGGAAGGCTCCCGATTAATTACGTCCGCGAGTCAACGCCGCGGACCACCTCCGATTAAGCTGCTGGAATAGTCGTTGTCTTCAAGTTTCGTCTTCTCCATGCACTTGGCGTAGACGATGATGATGTGATGGTGAAGTGGAAAGCGGGACGATACGTCCGTCGCACCAGCGATGCTTAGCCATACTCTCCGGCTTGTCGATGTTCGATGATGAagatgtctggcctcgtcagctcagACAGATGGGCGGCCTTCGCCTCGTCGGTGCCAGGCCTGGTGGTGTCCGCCTTGTCGGTGTCGGACTTGATGTCTTGCCTTTGCCTCGTCGGTGCCCGGCAAGAAATGGTTTGCTTCATCGAAGAAAAGACAGTCGGTGAAGTGGGTTCGCCTCGTCGATGCTAGGCCGATGTTGAGGAAGAGAGGTGATGTAGGAGTCGAAGTAGACTTGAACGACGCCGCATGACGGTGTGGTGGTGCGGCTTGATGATGATGGTATATGAACTTGGCGATGTAGATCTTGTGATGTCCGAAGTGTTCACAGGCCCGTGGAGGCTTGATGTGTAGTGGTCGTGTGACTCGACTGGCGTAGTCGGGTTGACGTAGACGAATGGCAGCGTGTCGATGTAGTTGTCGTCCTCACCACCTTGCCGGCGAGTCCATGAAGACGATCTTCGTGTCGCCGTAGTTGGCGCCCTT
Above is a genomic segment from Lolium perenne isolate Kyuss_39 unplaced genomic scaffold, Kyuss_2.0 unplaced26, whole genome shotgun sequence containing:
- the LOC127334179 gene encoding probable pyridoxal 5'-phosphate synthase subunit PDX1.1; translated protein: MASDGSGVVTVYGTGNTTTNNGATGTLLEPKSSPFSVKVGLAQMLRGGVIMDVVNAEQARIAEEAGACAVMALERVPADIRAEGGVARMSDPGMIRDIKRAVTIPVMAKARIGHFVEAQILETIGVDYVDESEVLTLADDAHHINKHNFRVPFVCGCRNLGEALRRIREGAAMIRTKGEAGTGNVIEAVRHVRSVMGDIRALRSMDDDEVFTYAKSIAAPYDLVMQTKQLGRLPVVQFAAGGVATPADAALMMQLGCDGVFVGSGIFKSGDPAKRARAIVQAVTHYSDPNVLAEVSCDLGEAMVGINLSDPKVERFAARSE